In Romeriopsis navalis LEGE 11480, a genomic segment contains:
- a CDS encoding 3-deoxy-7-phosphoheptulonate synthase: MITTPPMQRTNDLHVVETRALMTPASLKAELPLSEKAANLVAETRDRIRKILRNEDERLLVIVGPCSVHDVNAALEYGKKLLPLREALGDKLEIVMRVYFEKPRTTTGWKGLINDPHLDNTYDINTGLRTARGLLRELAEMGMPCATELLDPITPQYIADLISWTAIGARTTESQTHREMASGLSMPVGFKNGTDGGFTIAIHAMLSASHPHHFLGINREGLASIVKTTGNADCHLVMRGGKGGPNYDRENLDSASSALSKNGQATRVMVDCSHGNTNKDYRRQPIVIQDLVEQAGQGSVNLMGVMIESHLVEGNQSLPKLDKIPEGKSVLDCLTYGQSVTDACVSFETTTEMLHSLATIVRSPIAV; the protein is encoded by the coding sequence ATGATAACCACCCCTCCTATGCAAAGAACAAATGACCTTCACGTTGTTGAGACGCGTGCATTAATGACCCCCGCTAGTTTGAAGGCGGAATTGCCGCTGTCTGAGAAAGCCGCGAACTTGGTCGCTGAAACGCGCGATCGGATTCGCAAAATCCTGCGCAATGAAGATGAGCGACTACTCGTGATCGTTGGCCCCTGCTCCGTGCATGACGTCAATGCGGCACTGGAATACGGCAAAAAGCTGCTGCCCTTGCGGGAAGCCTTAGGCGACAAACTCGAAATTGTGATGCGGGTGTACTTTGAGAAGCCCCGCACCACCACTGGCTGGAAAGGCTTAATTAACGATCCCCACTTGGATAACACCTACGACATCAACACGGGGTTACGCACAGCGCGGGGGTTGCTGCGCGAGCTAGCGGAAATGGGGATGCCCTGTGCCACAGAGCTATTGGATCCGATTACGCCACAATATATTGCCGACTTAATTTCCTGGACGGCGATCGGTGCGCGGACCACCGAAAGCCAAACTCACCGCGAGATGGCATCTGGTCTGTCGATGCCAGTGGGCTTTAAGAACGGCACCGATGGTGGGTTTACGATCGCCATCCATGCCATGTTGTCGGCCAGTCATCCCCACCACTTCCTGGGGATCAACCGTGAGGGACTCGCCAGCATTGTCAAAACTACAGGCAATGCCGATTGTCATTTGGTCATGCGCGGCGGCAAAGGTGGCCCGAATTACGATCGTGAAAATTTGGACAGCGCCTCATCCGCACTGAGTAAAAATGGCCAAGCAACACGCGTCATGGTTGATTGCAGCCACGGCAACACAAACAAAGACTATCGCCGTCAACCGATCGTCATTCAAGATCTCGTGGAGCAAGCTGGTCAAGGCTCCGTGAATTTGATGGGCGTGATGATCGAGAGTCACTTAGTCGAAGGCAATCAGTCGTTACCCAAGTTAGACAAAATCCCCGAGGGTAAGTCGGTATTAGACTGCCTCACCTATGGTCAGAGTGTGACTGATGCTTGCGTGAGTTTTGAGACAACGACCGAGATGTTGCACTCCTTAGCAACAATCGTTCGCAGTCCGATCGCCGTTTAA
- the rpsN gene encoding 30S ribosomal protein S14 translates to MAKKAMIQRERKREKMVAKYAAKRAALKEAFDKTSDPSQKLEIHRQIQRLPRNSAPSRLHNRCWMTGRPHSVYRDFGLSRHVIREMAHEGLLPGVVKSSW, encoded by the coding sequence ATGGCTAAGAAAGCAATGATCCAGCGCGAACGGAAGCGCGAGAAAATGGTTGCAAAGTACGCAGCGAAGCGTGCAGCACTGAAAGAAGCATTTGATAAGACTTCGGATCCAAGCCAGAAGCTTGAAATTCATCGCCAGATTCAGCGCTTGCCGCGCAACAGTGCGCCTTCCCGTCTGCACAACCGTTGCTGGATGACTGGCCGTCCGCACTCTGTTTATCGTGATTTTGGTCTATCGCGCCACGTCATTCGTGAAATGGCTCACGAAGGTTTACTACCGGGCGTTGTCAAGTCCAGCTGGTAG
- a CDS encoding gamma-glutamylcyclotransferase family protein, giving the protein MHFYFAYGSNLDQAQMCRRCPGSKLVGAGALAKHRLDFTRYSKHWQGGVADVVPDVTQEVWGLIYHLSANDLGLLDGYESYPMGYDRTQVTVKIADHSWLESVWVYQVAKKKSFMPPHSKYLGIIQSAAEQWNFPVHYRRHLDQIEKATHG; this is encoded by the coding sequence ATGCACTTTTATTTCGCCTATGGTTCAAATCTTGATCAAGCTCAAATGTGCCGCCGTTGTCCTGGCTCAAAGCTCGTGGGTGCTGGGGCTTTAGCCAAGCATCGTTTGGACTTTACCCGCTACTCAAAACACTGGCAAGGTGGCGTTGCGGATGTCGTGCCGGATGTCACCCAGGAAGTCTGGGGATTGATCTATCATCTCAGTGCGAATGATCTGGGATTGTTGGATGGCTATGAAAGTTATCCGATGGGTTACGATCGCACCCAAGTCACCGTCAAAATTGCGGACCATTCATGGCTCGAATCAGTTTGGGTCTACCAAGTGGCCAAAAAAAAGTCCTTTATGCCACCGCACTCGAAATATCTGGGGATTATCCAATCAGCCGCCGAGCAGTGGAATTTTCCGGTTCACTATCGCCGCCACCTTGACCAGATTGAAAAGGCCACTCATGGGTGA